In Phaeobacter inhibens DSM 16374, the following proteins share a genomic window:
- a CDS encoding sarcosine oxidase subunit delta translates to MLILECPYCGVKAEETELHAGGEAHLKRFGPGSSDDEFHDYLFMRENPKGVHFERWRHANGCGKWFHAARCTTTLEVFGTYSAQTYEPPQDIQDAVTAKRPGWTWRDLK, encoded by the coding sequence ATGCTGATCCTTGAATGCCCATATTGCGGCGTCAAAGCCGAAGAAACTGAACTGCACGCAGGTGGCGAGGCGCATCTGAAGCGTTTTGGTCCCGGTTCGTCAGATGACGAGTTTCATGACTATCTGTTCATGCGCGAAAACCCCAAGGGTGTGCATTTTGAACGCTGGCGCCATGCCAATGGCTGCGGCAAGTGGTTTCACGCCGCGCGCTGCACCACCACGCTTGAGGTCTTTGGCACCTATTCTGCGCAGACCTATGAGCCGCCGCAGGACATTCAGGATGCGGTCACGGCCAAACGCCCCGGTTGGACATGGCGGGATCTGAAATGA